GCCGTCTTCCCCGGCTCCGACGCCTCCCATCTCTTCACCCTCCACCCCGCCCCCGCCTCCCGTATCACCGTCTTCCCTGCCGACCTCCTCGACGCCGCCGCCATTTCCCGCGCCGTCGCGGGATGCTCTGGCGTCTTTCACGTCGCGTCCCCCTGTACGCTGGAGGACCCCGCGGACCCTCAAAGTGAGCTTCTAGAACCCGCAGTGCGGGGCACGCTGAACGTGCTCGAAGCCGCGAGGAGCGCGGGCGTGCGGCGTGTGGTGCTCACGTCCTCGATCTCCGCGTTGGTGCCGAACCCGGGGTGGCCGGCGGGAAGGGTAGTGGACGAAGAGTCGTGGACGGACGTGGAGTTCTGCAGGGCGAGGGGGAAGTGGTACCCTGTGGCGAAAACGATGGCAGAGAGGGCGGCGTGGGAGTTCAAGGGCGGTGTCGAGGTGGTGGCGGTTCTGCCGGCGACGTGTCTGGGTCCATTGCTGCAGCCGGAGCTGAACGCGAGCTCCGGCGTGCTGCAGAGGCTGATGATGGGGTCGAGGGAGACTCAGGAGTATCACTGGTTGGGTGCGGTGCATGTGAAAGACGTTGCTAAAGCTCATGTTTTACTCTACGAAACTCCCTCTGCTGCTGGTAGATATCTCTGCACCAATGGTATCTATCAGTTTTCTGGTTTTGCTGACTCTGTCTCTGAATTGTACC
This portion of the Vigna unguiculata cultivar IT97K-499-35 chromosome 6, ASM411807v1, whole genome shotgun sequence genome encodes:
- the LOC114187833 gene encoding cinnamoyl-CoA reductase 1 gives rise to the protein MATENPVDEVVCVTGANGFIGSWLVRTLLENPNHRYTIHAAVFPGSDASHLFTLHPAPASRITVFPADLLDAAAISRAVAGCSGVFHVASPCTLEDPADPQSELLEPAVRGTLNVLEAARSAGVRRVVLTSSISALVPNPGWPAGRVVDEESWTDVEFCRARGKWYPVAKTMAERAAWEFKGGVEVVAVLPATCLGPLLQPELNASSGVLQRLMMGSRETQEYHWLGAVHVKDVAKAHVLLYETPSAAGRYLCTNGIYQFSGFADSVSELYPEFPIHRFPEETQPGLVPCKDAARRLIELGLVFTPIQDAVREAAESLIAKGFLQRSPSQSN